Proteins encoded in a region of the Flavobacteriaceae bacterium HL-DH10 genome:
- a CDS encoding sugar porter family MFS transporter yields MNNKILIWSIVAALAGFLFGFDTVVISGAEKKLQLLWNTSDIFHGTVVIGMALWGTVVGAILGGIPTNRLGRRNTLIWIGVLYTISAIGSGLANDPITFAIFRFIGGLGVGASTIAAPAYISEIAPAKDRGKLVGLYQFNIVFGILVAFGSNYLLSGIGDNDWRWMVGIEAIPAAIYTLLVFVLPKSPRWLLTKFRTEEAKIVLQTINPDVNPEDLISEIKEEMDTTVPNENIFLKKYRFPVVLAFLISFFNQLSGINALLYYAPRILTEAGLAESSALLSSIGVGVTNMIFTLLGIYLIDKLGRKQLMYIGSIGYIVSLSLVSLAFIFNWEGRYMPLFLFAFIAAHAIGQGAVIWVFISEIFPNHLRGFGQSFGCSVHWVLAAVVPSLVPVLFTVIGAGAVFAFFAFMMVFQLLFVVFMMPETKGKTLEELQEVMINK; encoded by the coding sequence ATGAATAATAAAATTTTAATATGGTCTATTGTTGCAGCATTGGCTGGATTTCTTTTTGGATTTGATACCGTAGTAATTTCGGGAGCCGAAAAAAAGTTACAGCTTTTATGGAACACCAGTGATATTTTTCATGGTACTGTGGTTATTGGCATGGCCTTGTGGGGAACTGTTGTAGGCGCTATTTTAGGAGGCATACCTACAAACAGGTTAGGAAGGAGAAATACGTTAATATGGATAGGTGTTTTATATACAATTTCAGCAATAGGATCAGGATTGGCTAACGATCCCATTACTTTTGCCATATTTAGGTTTATTGGAGGCTTAGGAGTAGGAGCATCCACCATAGCCGCACCAGCCTATATTTCTGAAATTGCCCCCGCAAAAGATAGAGGAAAATTGGTTGGGCTATATCAATTTAATATCGTTTTCGGTATATTGGTAGCTTTTGGCTCTAACTATTTGTTAAGCGGAATAGGGGATAACGATTGGCGTTGGATGGTAGGAATAGAAGCAATACCAGCAGCTATTTATACACTATTAGTATTTGTCTTACCCAAAAGCCCACGATGGTTATTGACCAAATTTAGAACCGAAGAAGCTAAAATAGTATTACAAACAATTAACCCAGATGTAAACCCTGAAGATTTAATTTCTGAAATTAAGGAAGAAATGGATACTACGGTACCGAATGAAAATATTTTTCTTAAAAAATATAGATTCCCTGTTGTTTTAGCGTTCTTAATTTCTTTCTTCAATCAATTATCAGGCATCAATGCCTTACTATATTATGCTCCTAGAATTTTAACCGAAGCAGGGCTAGCTGAGAGTTCTGCCTTATTAAGCAGTATTGGGGTAGGTGTAACCAATATGATTTTTACATTGTTGGGGATTTATTTGATTGATAAATTGGGTAGGAAACAATTAATGTATATAGGTTCTATAGGTTATATAGTTTCTTTGTCATTAGTTTCTTTGGCTTTTATTTTTAATTGGGAAGGCCGTTATATGCCCTTGTTTTTGTTTGCTTTTATAGCTGCCCATGCCATTGGGCAGGGCGCTGTAATATGGGTGTTTATTTCAGAAATTTTCCCAAATCATTTAAGAGGGTTTGGACAGTCTTTTGGGTGTTCAGTACACTGGGTTTTAGCAGCAGTGGTTCCGTCATTGGTTCCAGTCTTATTCACTGTGATAGGTGCAGGAGCTGTATTTGCCTTTTTTGCTTTTATGATGGTGTTTCAGTTGTTGTTTGTTGTTTTTATGATGCCAGAAACCAAAGGGAAAACGTTGGAAGAATTACAAGAAGTAATGATAAATAAATGA
- a CDS encoding glycoside hydrolase family 88 protein, whose amino-acid sequence MNIYRERISMGAKLQVPGLIFMALFLLIGCMGSKERNESNLNFDVDKQLDYCVTQSEKTIALNFKDQMIPRNVATNSSAWRLVEYKDWTSGFWPGELWYLYEFAGDKKLKTFADKFTRYLTPLSVTPALDHDLGFQVFNSFGNGYRLTENPEYKDVILKTADTLATLFNPKVGTILSWPREVPNMEWPQHNTIMDNMINLELLFWASKNGGNISLYNKAVSHAEVTMKNHFRPDYTSYHVVIYDKDTGKKIKGVTHQGYNDESMWARGQAWAIYGYTMVYRETRDPKFLDFVHKVTKVYLDRLPKDLIPYWDFDAPGIPNEPKDASAAVIVASALIELSTYTKDETLAKKYVDKAEQMLAELSMNYQSRNMNTANLLHSTGHKPAGSEIDYSIIYADYYYVEALLRLKKMKAGKPLNSIALKTE is encoded by the coding sequence ATGAATATATATAGAGAGCGAATAAGTATGGGTGCTAAATTACAAGTTCCAGGGTTAATTTTTATGGCATTATTCCTGTTAATTGGTTGTATGGGTTCTAAAGAAAGAAATGAATCTAACTTAAATTTTGATGTAGATAAACAATTGGATTATTGTGTAACCCAAAGTGAAAAAACAATAGCTTTAAACTTTAAAGATCAAATGATTCCCAGAAATGTAGCCACTAATAGTAGTGCTTGGCGATTGGTGGAATATAAAGATTGGACGAGTGGGTTTTGGCCTGGGGAACTTTGGTATTTGTATGAATTTGCGGGAGATAAAAAGTTAAAGACATTTGCAGATAAATTTACAAGATATTTAACACCACTTTCGGTGACGCCTGCTTTAGATCATGATCTTGGATTTCAGGTGTTTAATAGTTTTGGTAATGGGTATAGGTTAACTGAAAACCCAGAATATAAAGACGTTATTCTTAAAACGGCGGACACACTTGCTACACTTTTTAATCCTAAAGTGGGAACCATTTTGTCGTGGCCAAGAGAGGTGCCTAATATGGAGTGGCCGCAGCACAATACGATTATGGATAACATGATTAATTTGGAATTGTTGTTTTGGGCGTCTAAAAACGGAGGTAATATATCGTTGTACAATAAAGCTGTTAGCCATGCAGAGGTAACCATGAAAAACCATTTTAGGCCTGATTATACGTCTTACCATGTTGTGATATACGATAAAGATACCGGGAAGAAAATAAAAGGAGTTACCCATCAAGGGTACAATGATGAAAGTATGTGGGCAAGAGGGCAAGCCTGGGCCATTTATGGCTATACCATGGTGTATAGGGAAACCAGAGACCCAAAATTTTTAGATTTTGTGCATAAGGTAACCAAGGTGTATTTGGATCGTTTGCCAAAAGATTTAATTCCATATTGGGATTTTGACGCGCCAGGAATACCAAATGAGCCTAAGGATGCATCGGCTGCTGTCATCGTAGCTTCCGCACTTATAGAATTGTCCACTTATACTAAGGATGAAACATTGGCAAAAAAGTATGTCGATAAGGCTGAACAAATGCTTGCTGAACTCTCCATGAACTATCAAAGTAGAAATATGAACACTGCTAATTTATTGCATTCAACAGGGCATAAACCAGCAGGTTCTGAAATTGATTATTCCATAATATATGCAGATTATTATTATGTGGAAGCCTTATTAAGATTGAAAAAAATGAAAGCAGGTAAGCCCCTGAATTCAATAGCATTAAAAACTGAATAA
- a CDS encoding glycoside hydrolase 43 family protein has protein sequence MKRSCFLMCIMFVPSLFAQNYISKVWQSDNGDGTYTNPVLYADYSDPDVIRVGEDFYMTVSSFNCTPGLPILHSKDLVNWEIVNYALEKQIPEEVFNKPQHSKGVWAPSIRYHKNEFYIYWGDPDFGVYMIKTNDVYGKWSKPILVLEGKGIIDPCPLWDAENTYLIHAWAGSRAGINSMLTMRTMNAEGTTVLDDGKNVFDGHGKHHTVEGPKLYKKGSYYYILAPAGGVERGWQLALRSKNIYGPYEEKIVLEQGSTAINGPHQGAWVTSAYGTSWFVHFQDQAVYGRVLWLEPMSWKNNWPVVGEDLDGNGVGEPILAYEKPVQGMPITSPKEDDEFDNGKPGLQWQWYANASVKWSAQIPGTDYLRLFAISKKEEPNLWNVPNLLLQKLPAPNFKTTTKVTLTTEWNTPGKIAGLIMMGQSYAYIGIAYHDEKYWVQQVICNKAIEGLEEKIIDEKELKSNTVFLRMKVSAPNANCVFSYSEDGKIFKEIGTGFIAEKDLWISAKMGVFCVSEKNVRMGGYADFDWFKVEK, from the coding sequence ATGAAAAGAAGTTGTTTTCTAATGTGTATTATGTTTGTGCCTTCTCTTTTTGCACAAAATTACATTTCTAAAGTTTGGCAATCAGATAATGGAGACGGCACCTATACAAATCCAGTTTTATATGCAGACTATTCAGATCCAGATGTGATTCGAGTTGGAGAGGATTTCTATATGACGGTGAGCAGTTTTAACTGTACACCTGGTTTACCAATTCTACATTCCAAGGATTTGGTGAATTGGGAAATAGTAAATTATGCTTTGGAGAAACAAATTCCAGAAGAGGTATTTAACAAGCCTCAACATAGCAAAGGGGTGTGGGCTCCAAGTATAAGATATCATAAGAATGAGTTTTATATCTATTGGGGAGATCCCGATTTTGGAGTATACATGATTAAAACCAATGATGTTTATGGAAAATGGTCTAAACCCATATTGGTTTTAGAAGGAAAGGGAATTATTGATCCTTGTCCTTTGTGGGATGCGGAAAACACCTATTTAATACATGCCTGGGCAGGAAGTAGAGCAGGGATTAATAGTATGTTAACCATGCGTACAATGAATGCCGAGGGAACAACGGTTTTAGACGATGGTAAAAATGTATTTGATGGTCACGGGAAACACCATACAGTTGAAGGGCCAAAACTCTACAAGAAAGGATCATATTATTACATATTAGCTCCAGCAGGAGGCGTAGAAAGGGGATGGCAATTGGCGTTGCGTTCTAAAAATATTTATGGACCTTACGAAGAAAAAATTGTATTAGAACAAGGCTCTACAGCTATTAACGGTCCACACCAAGGAGCTTGGGTAACATCAGCATATGGAACATCTTGGTTTGTGCATTTTCAAGATCAAGCCGTTTATGGAAGAGTCCTTTGGCTGGAACCTATGAGTTGGAAAAACAATTGGCCCGTGGTGGGTGAAGATTTGGATGGAAATGGTGTTGGAGAACCCATACTTGCTTATGAAAAGCCTGTACAGGGAATGCCGATAACATCACCAAAAGAAGATGATGAGTTTGATAATGGAAAACCAGGTTTACAATGGCAATGGTATGCAAACGCATCTGTGAAATGGAGTGCGCAGATTCCGGGAACCGATTATTTAAGGCTATTTGCCATCAGTAAAAAAGAAGAACCAAATTTATGGAATGTACCCAACTTATTGTTGCAAAAATTGCCTGCACCTAATTTTAAAACCACTACAAAAGTTACTTTAACCACAGAATGGAATACACCAGGAAAGATAGCGGGTTTGATTATGATGGGACAGTCTTATGCATATATAGGAATAGCCTATCACGATGAAAAGTACTGGGTACAGCAAGTTATTTGCAATAAAGCCATAGAAGGTCTTGAAGAAAAAATTATAGACGAAAAGGAATTAAAATCAAATACTGTTTTTTTAAGGATGAAAGTGTCTGCTCCCAACGCAAATTGTGTATTCAGCTACAGTGAAGATGGCAAAATATTTAAAGAAATAGGAACTGGTTTTATCGCAGAAAAAGATTTATGGATTAGCGCCAAAATGGGTGTTTTTTGTGTGAGTGAAAAAAACGTTAGAATGGGCGGCTATGCCGATTTTGATTGGTTTAAAGTTGAAAAATAA
- a CDS encoding glycoside hydrolase family 97 N-terminal domain-containing protein, producing the protein MILTLFVFNQVQAEDWHKLLMSPDGNYKFTITRNNTGEIKYSVDYRSKSLIKPSQLSISLDNHLSEWAFAIKEKPEVSWMDGLVLKETKTNSVDSSWMPVYGERSVIQEKYNELILTFEQKASANYKMDIQIRAYNEGIAIRYYFHTNPTGIYYRITEENTEFTFPEGTQAWFEPWAQGPFTKMSLSNWLTESERPLTLELENGLYACLTEAAMVDFVRTKFELARNKPNTVKTVLYESVDKVPYFNTPWRVIMAAETPGELIENNDILLNLNVPSKINGDSWIKPGKIVRDKSLTDKGSKEWIDFAAEHNLQYLLIDCCWYGEHFGWETDAKEERINLRLKELIAYGNEKGIGTFLYVNQQALAKQDVELFPLYKKWGVAGVKYGFVQVGSHRWTKWLHESVQWAADNQLMVNIHDEFRLTGEQRTWPNIMTVEGIRGNEEMPDATHNTILPFTRGIAGMGDYTICYYTPRIKTTHAHQLALSIIMYSPLQTLFWYDKASDYQGESEIEFFEKVPTIWDDTKVLDGRIGEYIVIARRSSDEWFIGGITNNDAREIELNFDFLDEGEKYMATFYQDDESINTRTQVSLKQKKLNSKSKIKLPLKASGGVAIWIRAQ; encoded by the coding sequence ATGATATTGACCCTGTTTGTTTTCAATCAGGTTCAGGCTGAAGATTGGCATAAACTGTTGATGTCTCCAGACGGAAACTATAAGTTTACAATTACAAGAAACAATACTGGAGAAATTAAGTACAGTGTAGATTATAGGAGTAAATCTCTAATAAAACCTTCCCAATTGTCCATTTCCCTCGATAATCACCTGTCCGAATGGGCATTTGCTATTAAAGAAAAGCCAGAAGTATCGTGGATGGATGGACTGGTGTTGAAAGAAACAAAAACAAACTCGGTTGATTCCAGCTGGATGCCTGTTTATGGTGAACGCTCGGTTATACAAGAAAAGTACAATGAGCTGATACTAACTTTTGAACAAAAGGCCAGTGCTAACTACAAAATGGATATTCAGATCCGGGCATACAACGAAGGCATAGCCATTCGGTATTATTTCCATACCAACCCAACAGGTATTTATTACCGGATTACTGAAGAGAACACCGAATTTACTTTCCCTGAAGGTACACAAGCCTGGTTTGAACCCTGGGCACAAGGACCATTTACCAAAATGTCTTTGTCTAATTGGCTGACCGAAAGTGAAAGACCTTTGACTTTGGAACTTGAAAACGGCCTGTATGCCTGCCTCACAGAAGCTGCCATGGTAGATTTTGTCAGAACCAAATTTGAACTGGCTAGAAATAAACCCAATACCGTAAAAACAGTACTTTATGAATCTGTAGACAAAGTACCATACTTCAACACACCGTGGCGAGTAATTATGGCGGCAGAGACTCCTGGTGAATTGATTGAGAATAATGATATTTTACTAAACCTGAATGTGCCCTCGAAAATTAACGGAGATTCATGGATTAAACCTGGTAAAATTGTTCGAGATAAGTCCCTCACGGACAAAGGTTCTAAAGAATGGATAGACTTTGCTGCTGAACATAATCTTCAGTATTTATTAATCGACTGCTGTTGGTATGGCGAACATTTTGGATGGGAAACGGATGCCAAAGAGGAGCGGATTAATTTACGGTTGAAAGAATTGATTGCGTATGGAAATGAGAAAGGAATTGGCACATTCTTATATGTCAATCAGCAAGCCTTGGCTAAACAGGATGTTGAGCTATTTCCACTATACAAGAAATGGGGCGTAGCGGGTGTGAAATATGGATTTGTTCAGGTGGGTTCACATCGCTGGACGAAGTGGTTGCACGAATCGGTGCAGTGGGCAGCTGATAACCAACTTATGGTCAATATTCATGATGAATTTCGACTCACCGGGGAACAGCGTACCTGGCCGAACATCATGACTGTAGAAGGTATTCGTGGCAATGAAGAAATGCCAGATGCAACACATAACACCATATTGCCATTTACCAGAGGTATTGCAGGTATGGGAGACTATACCATATGCTACTACACACCTCGCATCAAAACCACGCATGCACACCAACTGGCCCTTTCCATAATTATGTATAGTCCACTGCAAACCTTGTTTTGGTACGACAAAGCTTCCGATTACCAAGGTGAATCTGAGATTGAATTTTTTGAAAAGGTACCCACAATATGGGACGATACTAAAGTGCTGGATGGCCGAATAGGCGAATACATCGTCATAGCCAGACGCTCCAGTGACGAGTGGTTTATCGGTGGCATTACGAACAATGACGCCCGCGAGATCGAATTGAATTTCGATTTCCTTGACGAAGGTGAAAAGTACATGGCCACCTTTTATCAGGATGATGAATCCATTAACACCCGGACGCAAGTGTCGTTGAAACAGAAAAAACTGAACAGTAAATCAAAGATAAAACTGCCTCTAAAAGCTTCAGGAGGTGTGGCAATATGGATAAGAGCACAGTAA
- a CDS encoding TonB-dependent receptor — MKKTYFAKVKSRMGSLIGVFLLCSMFSNLHALPDDISTEVDIILTKVTGKITSASDGQPLPGATVMVKGTSKGVVSNFDGDYEIEVNDPANAVLMISFIGFKTVEVPVNNQSVINIALEEDNALLEEVVIVGYGQQKKATLTGAIETISAAAFEDRAITNPALSLQGQTPGLVVTRGSSRPGNEGLKLQIRGVTSVNGGSPLIVIDGVPALNDSAFYNMNPDDIASISVLKDGAASIYGSRAANGVILVETKRGKSGEIKVNLTSNFRVNAIGIKPAVSGLRDYAALNIDATDQDLAYAGTAWYWGWVNRETLVRMRDEGPGIYTTQYWGDIYLGEGNRFNDMYGTSYSNQTNLSISGGSDRAKYRVSAGYAENVGNLKPSYDGKKQYNLRFNHSYKLSDKINIETGISYFRSHVSGPSGGLGITSLAYDPPLFPAKNPYGQWYANFGVAGNRHSIANVLEGGRDEAYADQLKLNMAVTYDITDNLNFRATASVDKEFLDQEIYKINIPTYTWFGEKAPESVNTTSSFEKKKKDISYQNFGAFLNYKKTFWEDHSFGVMVGTTSELRKTDDLYGYRQGFEDNGVYDLNVASPENNVTNAGGSSNWGFLSQLGRFNYGYKDKYLLEFTGRRDGTSKFHSDYRWSFFGGTSAGWVVTEESFMQDVSVLNFLKFKASYGEMGGQVGIGNHDYVSAINLGSAVFGTSASLQTTASIQGLTSLTRTWEKISVANYGAEFRLFDNKLAGSFDYFTKKNDGMLIAVNYPDLLGGTAPKTNSGLLEVKGWEAMLSWKSNIGDLKYNVSVNMSDTNNKLVSMEGVGIYKAGLNSTIEGYPLNSYFLYETDGFFANETEVDAYYAQLNNGGEIPNASNEAVRLRPGDTRKVNLDGDDVILGSGTIAGGDGDVKYMGDAAPHYTYGINLGFQYKGFDLSTFFQGVLNQNIVRTDGMAYPFVTVGNNQTTAYRGKTWTEENPNAAYPRMTFHTARANWNWKNNDFMMQNNRYIRLKSLVFGYTLENLKIGNGSLDRFRIYFSGNDLFELTSVKDGWDPEFGSSSNSSYPFNRTYSLGLNITF; from the coding sequence ATGAAAAAAACTTATTTTGCTAAAGTGAAATCACGAATGGGCAGTCTCATTGGTGTTTTTTTGCTATGTAGTATGTTTAGCAATCTGCATGCCCTTCCGGATGACATTAGCACGGAAGTGGACATAATTTTAACGAAAGTCACCGGAAAAATTACGTCAGCCTCAGATGGCCAACCATTGCCAGGTGCAACGGTAATGGTAAAAGGAACTTCAAAAGGAGTCGTATCCAACTTTGACGGCGATTACGAAATAGAAGTGAACGATCCAGCCAATGCCGTATTGATGATATCCTTTATAGGATTTAAGACTGTAGAAGTTCCTGTAAACAATCAAAGTGTTATTAATATAGCATTGGAAGAGGACAATGCGCTGTTGGAAGAAGTAGTAATTGTGGGATATGGACAACAAAAGAAGGCAACACTAACTGGGGCAATTGAAACAATTTCCGCAGCAGCTTTTGAGGATAGGGCGATAACCAACCCAGCATTGTCTCTTCAAGGTCAAACCCCTGGATTGGTAGTAACCCGTGGTTCTTCCAGACCTGGTAATGAGGGTCTTAAATTACAAATTAGAGGTGTTACCTCTGTTAATGGAGGCTCACCTTTAATAGTTATTGATGGTGTTCCTGCTTTGAATGACAGTGCATTTTATAACATGAACCCAGATGACATAGCGTCTATAAGTGTTCTTAAAGATGGAGCGGCTTCTATTTATGGATCTCGGGCAGCCAATGGTGTGATTTTAGTAGAGACCAAACGAGGAAAATCTGGTGAAATTAAAGTAAACTTAACCAGTAATTTTAGGGTCAATGCTATTGGAATTAAACCAGCTGTTTCTGGTTTAAGAGATTATGCTGCTTTGAATATCGATGCTACCGATCAGGATTTGGCATATGCTGGTACTGCTTGGTATTGGGGCTGGGTAAATAGGGAAACCCTTGTAAGAATGCGAGATGAAGGTCCTGGTATATATACCACCCAATATTGGGGGGATATTTACCTTGGAGAAGGCAATCGTTTTAATGATATGTATGGTACGTCCTACTCAAACCAAACTAACTTAAGTATTTCGGGAGGTTCCGATAGAGCTAAATATAGGGTGTCTGCCGGATATGCTGAAAATGTAGGGAATCTTAAACCTTCTTATGATGGGAAGAAGCAATATAATCTAAGGTTTAACCATAGTTACAAACTTTCCGATAAAATAAATATCGAAACTGGTATCTCTTATTTTAGGTCTCATGTTTCTGGTCCTTCAGGAGGTCTTGGTATTACTTCATTAGCATATGATCCGCCATTGTTTCCTGCTAAAAACCCGTATGGGCAATGGTATGCCAATTTTGGTGTTGCTGGAAATAGACACTCAATAGCGAATGTTTTAGAAGGTGGTCGGGATGAGGCATATGCCGATCAATTAAAGTTGAATATGGCAGTTACCTACGATATTACCGATAACTTAAACTTTCGAGCAACAGCTAGTGTAGACAAGGAATTCTTGGATCAAGAAATATATAAGATTAATATACCCACGTACACGTGGTTTGGTGAAAAAGCACCGGAGTCTGTCAATACGACCTCTTCCTTTGAAAAGAAGAAAAAGGATATTAGCTATCAAAATTTTGGCGCATTTCTTAATTACAAAAAAACATTTTGGGAAGACCATAGCTTTGGTGTAATGGTCGGGACGACTTCCGAATTGAGAAAAACGGATGATTTATATGGCTATAGACAAGGATTTGAAGATAATGGAGTCTATGACTTGAATGTGGCATCTCCTGAAAATAACGTGACCAATGCAGGAGGATCTTCTAATTGGGGCTTCCTTTCCCAATTAGGACGTTTCAATTACGGATACAAAGATAAGTACCTCTTGGAGTTTACAGGTAGAAGAGACGGCACCTCAAAATTTCATTCTGATTACCGTTGGTCGTTCTTTGGAGGTACTTCCGCCGGATGGGTCGTAACCGAAGAATCATTTATGCAAGATGTTTCCGTATTGAACTTTCTTAAGTTCAAGGCTAGTTATGGTGAGATGGGTGGACAGGTAGGTATTGGTAATCATGATTATGTGTCTGCCATAAATCTGGGGTCAGCTGTTTTTGGAACTAGTGCTTCCCTTCAAACTACCGCATCCATTCAAGGGCTTACTAGCCTTACCCGTACTTGGGAAAAAATTAGTGTGGCGAATTATGGTGCTGAGTTTAGGCTTTTTGATAACAAATTAGCTGGATCATTTGATTATTTTACCAAAAAGAACGATGGGATGTTAATCGCTGTGAACTATCCAGATCTATTAGGTGGGACGGCTCCTAAAACAAATAGTGGGCTTTTGGAAGTAAAAGGATGGGAAGCCATGCTTTCATGGAAATCGAACATAGGCGATTTGAAATATAATGTGTCTGTGAATATGAGTGATACAAATAATAAATTGGTAAGCATGGAAGGAGTAGGCATATACAAAGCAGGCCTTAACTCAACTATAGAAGGCTACCCACTAAACTCATATTTTCTATATGAGACAGATGGTTTTTTTGCCAATGAAACAGAAGTGGATGCTTACTATGCACAACTTAATAACGGAGGAGAAATTCCTAATGCCAGTAACGAAGCCGTACGTTTACGCCCAGGAGATACAAGAAAAGTTAATTTGGATGGGGATGATGTTATCTTAGGATCTGGGACTATAGCAGGTGGAGATGGTGATGTTAAATACATGGGCGATGCCGCTCCTCACTACACCTATGGTATCAATTTAGGCTTTCAGTACAAAGGGTTTGACCTGAGTACATTTTTTCAGGGTGTGCTTAACCAAAACATTGTAAGAACCGATGGTATGGCTTATCCGTTTGTTACAGTGGGTAATAACCAAACTACAGCTTATAGAGGCAAAACCTGGACAGAAGAAAACCCTAATGCTGCCTACCCAAGAATGACATTTCATACAGCTAGAGCCAATTGGAACTGGAAAAATAATGACTTTATGATGCAGAACAACCGTTATATCAGGTTGAAGTCATTGGTGTTTGGTTATACGTTAGAAAACCTTAAAATTGGAAATGGTTCTTTGGATAGGTTCCGTATCTATTTTTCAGGGAACGACCTGTTTGAATTGACAAGTGTTAAAGATGGCTGGGATCCTGAATTTGGATCGAGTAGCAATAGCTCGTATCCATTTAATAGAACCTATTCACTTGGTCTAAATATAACATTCTAA